In a single window of the Halobaculum lipolyticum genome:
- a CDS encoding DUF5786 family protein, with translation MGFGSYDESEQERQQNDGGDAGDGATVDAHENEHDGKASFEAGASTDDLVSQLQDMKDEDDDEEQE, from the coding sequence ATGGGCTTCGGGAGTTACGATGAATCCGAGCAGGAGCGGCAGCAGAACGACGGCGGCGACGCGGGCGACGGCGCCACCGTCGACGCACACGAGAACGAGCACGACGGGAAGGCGAGCTTCGAGGCCGGCGCGTCCACCGACGACCTCGTCTCCCAGCTCCAGGACATGAAAGACGAGGACGACGACGAGGAGCAGGAGTAA
- a CDS encoding archaellin/type IV pilin N-terminal domain-containing protein, whose amino-acid sequence MFEFITDEEERGQVGIGTLIVFIAMVLVAAIAAGVLINTAGFLQSKSQETGQQSSKQVSDRLQEVATVGNVNSGEIDVVNVTVTQAPGAGEIDIHNATVTWIGPTGTYQLQSTTSNFSTAGPALSSGTYSYESVKNAAGSENVLDDADDRLNLVFDVDAFAGSNLAEGEDVTIKINTMAGATTSIRFSVPESLGQKSAVEL is encoded by the coding sequence ATGTTCGAATTCATCACGGACGAGGAAGAGCGCGGTCAGGTCGGTATCGGGACACTCATCGTGTTCATCGCGATGGTGCTCGTGGCGGCGATCGCCGCGGGCGTCCTGATCAACACCGCCGGGTTCCTCCAGAGCAAGTCGCAGGAGACCGGACAGCAGTCCAGCAAGCAGGTCAGCGACCGGCTCCAGGAGGTCGCCACCGTCGGTAACGTCAACAGCGGCGAGATCGACGTCGTGAACGTCACCGTCACGCAGGCGCCCGGCGCCGGCGAGATCGACATCCACAACGCGACCGTCACCTGGATCGGCCCGACGGGGACCTACCAGCTGCAGTCGACGACGAGCAACTTCTCGACCGCGGGACCGGCCCTCAGCAGTGGGACGTACTCCTACGAGTCGGTGAAGAACGCCGCCGGTAGCGAGAACGTCCTCGACGACGCCGACGACCGTCTGAACCTCGTGTTCGACGTCGACGCGTTCGCCGGGTCGAACCTCGCCGAGGGCGAGGACGTCACCATCAAGATCAACACGATGGCCGGCGCGACCACGAGCATCCGCTTCTCGGTGCCCGAGTCGCTCGGACAGAAGAGCGCCGTCGAGCTGTAA
- a CDS encoding DNA-3-methyladenine glycosylase family protein, giving the protein MPVDSDADAFDDLDPADREALAALREDDLLGPVIERHGPLTIEPAEDPFERLVVSILRQQVSMASAEATRDRLFAAVEVTPDGLLAAEEATLKDAGLSRQKTRYVRNVAAAFREHGWDRDAFAAMSDDEVREALTAITGVGEWTANMQLLFTLARPDVFPVGDLGVRKGMEELFGREMTRAEMVEAAARWAPYRSYASLYLWRAKEDIADSVDEVVGEEST; this is encoded by the coding sequence ATGCCAGTCGACTCCGACGCCGACGCGTTCGACGACCTCGACCCGGCCGACCGGGAGGCGCTCGCCGCGCTGCGCGAGGACGACCTGTTGGGACCGGTGATCGAGCGCCACGGGCCGTTGACGATCGAGCCGGCCGAGGACCCCTTCGAGCGGCTCGTCGTCTCGATCCTCCGCCAGCAGGTGTCGATGGCCTCCGCGGAGGCGACCCGGGACCGCCTCTTCGCGGCCGTCGAGGTCACGCCCGACGGTCTGCTCGCGGCCGAGGAGGCGACGCTGAAGGACGCCGGCCTCTCCCGGCAGAAGACGCGCTACGTCCGCAACGTCGCCGCCGCCTTTCGAGAGCACGGCTGGGACCGCGACGCCTTCGCCGCGATGAGCGACGACGAGGTTCGGGAGGCGTTGACCGCGATCACCGGCGTCGGGGAGTGGACCGCGAACATGCAGCTGCTGTTCACGCTCGCCCGGCCGGACGTGTTCCCCGTCGGCGACCTCGGCGTCAGGAAGGGGATGGAGGAGTTGTTCGGCAGGGAGATGACACGGGCCGAGATGGTCGAGGCGGCGGCTCGGTGGGCACCGTACCGGAGCTACGCGTCGTTGTACCTGTGGCGCGCCAAAGAGGACATCGCAGACAGCGTCGACGAGGTCGTCGGCGAGGAATCGACGTAG